The Kribbella shirazensis genomic interval TCCCGGCCGGTACCGGCAACCTGCTGGCGCGCAACCTGCACATCCCACTCGACCTGGACGACGCGCTGGAACGGATCCTCGAGGGCCGCGACCGGCGGATCGACCTGGTCCGGGTCCACGGCGACGAGCTGGACACCGACCGGTTCGCGGTGATGGCCGGGCTGGGGCTCGACGCCGCGATCATCTCGGACGCCCCCCCGCACCTGAAGAAGCAGATCGGCTGGACGGCGTACCTGGTCTCGGCGGCGAAGAACATCAACCACCCGTCGGTGCGGGTCACGCTCACCATCGACGACGCGGAACCGATCGAGCGCCGGGTCCGGACGGTGGTGATCGGGAACGTCGGCATGCTGCAGGCGAACATCCCGCTGCTCCCCGACGCCCGCCCCGACGACGGCCTGCTCGACGTCGTCGTGATCGCCCCCCGCCGCGTCACCCAGTGGCCGATCGTCGTCTGGCGCCTGATGACCCGCACCAACCGCACCGACATGTACCTGGAACGCTTCACCGGCCGCAAGGTCGAGATCCACGCCGCCGTCGACGTCCAACGCCAACTCGACGGCGACCCCATCGGCCCCGGCCGCTCCCTCTTCACCGAAATCGAACCCGGCGCCCTAACAGCCCGGGTGCCGAAACGCCGCTAGCCGCAGTGCGGTCCGGGGAGTCCTACCCACCCGAAACGACCAGCAGAATTCCCCACACCACCAAGCCGGGGCCCGAGAACGGCGACTAATAGCGCTGCGCGTACCAGGTCGGTGGCTCGCCGAACATGCTCTTGAAGTCGCGGATGAAGTGGCCCTGGTCGGCGTAGCCGAGGTCCGCCGCCAGCGCGGCCCAGTCGATCGCCCCGCCGGCGGCCATGCGCGCGGTCACCTCGTGCAGGCGGTAGCGGCGGATCACCCACTTGGGCCCGATGCCGACGTACTCCGCGAACAGCCGTTGCAGCCCCCGCATGCTCAGCCCCAGCTCACCGGCGAGGCGTTCGACCCTGGTCACGGCCTTGTCCGTGGCGATCAACTCGACCGCGGCCGCCGCCTGACGCACCCCGGGGTCGTCGTCCGGCAAATGTTTCAGCAGGAACGCATCCACGGTCGGCACGTCGAGCGTCGTGGGCAGGTCCGGGCCGAACACCTCGGCCGCCGGGACGACGCAGTCGGTGATCGTCGAGACGGAGGCACCGAGGAACGGGCGGAAGCAGCCAGGCCGGAACGCGACCCCGAAGACGTGGTCGCGGCCCTTGAGGACCTTGAACTGGTAGCCACTGCACACGCCGTTGACGTCCGCACGGCCGCCGCGAAACGACAGGTGCACGTTCGGGTACGGCACGATCTTCTGCCGGTAGGGCTCAGCGTAGTCCCAGCGGGTCTCCCAGTACCGCTCCACCCATGGCGCGAGCACCGGCGACGGGTCGTGGAACGCGTGGCGCTGGTACCTGGTCCACGCGCTCCGCAGCTCACGAACGTCCCGCCCCACACGGCAGAGTGTATGTCGCCTTTGTTCAATACCCCTCCGGCCCGCGCCGCCTAGCGTTGCCGCCATGTCCCACATATCCAGCGCGGCCGAGGCCATGGCCGCAGTCGCCCGCACCATCACTGACGACCAACTCGCCAACAAGACTCCGTGCACGGAGTACGACGTGCGGGCCCTGGTCAACCACCTGCTGTTCTGGGGCCCCTCGCTCGCCGGCGCCGGACGCAAGGAGTCCGTTCCGCAACCGGCGGCCGCCGAGTCCGATGTGGACCTGGCGGCCGGAGACTGGCGCGGCCACCTCCTCGCTCTGCTGGACGACATGTCGTCGTCGTGGGCGCCGCCGAGTGCCTGGGACGGCGAGACGAGCATGGGCACGCCGCAGCCGCTGCCCGCGCCCGTCATGGGCAACATGATCGTCGGAGAACTGGCCGTGCACAGCTGGGACCTGGCGGTCGCGACTGGGCAGCGGCTGGAACTGCCCGCCGACCTGCTGGCGCATCTGGACGACACGGTGTTCGCCGGCGTGGAGCAGGGTCGGGAGATGGGCATGTATGGACCGGAGGTCGCGGTGCCGGCCGATGCACCCAGCCTGGACCGCATCCTCGGCCTGACCGGCCGCGATCCCGCCTGGACGTAGTCTCTTGACACCAGGGCCGCGGCACGCGGGGCCCGTTCCTTGGCCCGCGGACATTGGATTGGGCAATCGCCCGCGCGGTAGCGCGGACACGCGCGCGTGGGCTGATCACACACTCAGTCGACGGTTGGGCCGGCTTCCTTGCGGACGGTGTCCAGGGCCTCTTCCTCTTCGGGGGAGAGCTTGGACTCGCTGGTGAAGGACTTGATTTCCTTGGCGTAGGTGCGGGCGTCGGCGCGGCTGTTGATGGAGGTCAGGACGACGCCGTCGCCGTTGTTGTCCAGGATGGCCATCGACCAGGACAGTTTTCCGCCGGTTTCGCCGAAGGCGTCGTAGCGGACGACGGCGAGGTGCTGGAGGGTTTCCTTCAGTTCGCCGCGGGTGACGTCGAGTTCCTTGCCGAGTCTGCGGAGTTCCGACTTCACGGTGCCGGGCCTGGCTTCCGGCTGGGTGGGTGGTTCCGGCTCGGGGACGGTTGAGGGCGTGGTGTGGTCCGACGAGACCGTCCGCGCCCGGAGGGCCTGGATCGCGAACACCAGGGCTAGCACCGCCACGAAAAGGGCGGTGACCCCGAAGGCACCGGCTAACGTCGAAGACACAGAACTAGAGCCTAAAGCATCCGATGTTATGCCTGAGTGTTCAGGCGATCGCACAGCGTGCGTGCGGCGGGACGGATGCGGCACCTCGCGCCGAGGCAACGTAGATTCGCGGCGTGAGACATTTGCCTGATCAGGGCCCTCAACCGGGCGTTCACGACCTTGGATACGCGCGCCTCGACACCGACCGGCTGGAACGTACCGGCGACGCCGAGGTCGTCTACGGCGCGGGCAAGACACCATCTCAGGTCGTGGAACTGCTGCGGACCCTGCACGCCACGCACCCCGGGCACGCCGTCCTGGCGACCCGGTTGACCGACGAGGCACAGGAGGCGGTGACCGCCGCCCTGCCGGAGGCCGTGGTCGACCCGGTCGGCCGTACGGCGGTACTCGGTGAGCCGCCCGCGCCGCGCGGCACCGTCGCGGTCGTGGCCGCCGGCACGTCGGACGCGCCGGTCGCGGCCGAGGCGGCGACGACGGCTCGGGTGTTCGGGGCCGGAGTGGACGTGATCACGGACGTCGGCGTGGCGGGGCTGCACCGGATCCTCGGGGTCCGCGAGCGGCTCACGCACGCGGACTGCCTGATCGTGGTCGCGGGGATGGAGGGGGCGCTGCCGAGCGTCGTCGGTGGATTGGTCGGCGTACCGCTGGTGGCCGTGCCGACGTCCGTCGGGTACGGCGCTTCGTTCGGCGGGCTCGCGGCGCTGCTCGGGATGCTGAACTCGTGCGCGCCCGGCGTGACGGTCGTGAACATCGACAACGGGTTCGGGGCCGGTGTGTTCGCTGCTCGCGTAGCCCGGCAGTCCGCTCCTCGCGAAACCAAGGACGCCTGATGCGCATAGCCTGGATCGATTGCTCCGCCGGCGCCTCCGGCGACATGCTTCTCGGCGCCTTCCTCTCGGCCGGGGCGGACCTCAGCTACGTCAACGCCGCGGTGGCCGCGGTCGACCCGTCCTTGTCGGTCACGGTCGCCCAGACGGCACGTCACCAGATCGCCGCCACCAAGGCCACCGTCAAGGTCGACGGCACCCCGCACCCCGAGAACGTCCCGGACGCCGCCCTCGACCACCCCGAAGCCGCGGGCCACGGCCACGGGCACGGTCATGACGACGCTGCAGGCCATGGGCATGGTCACTCGGCCCCGACGCGGGCCTGGGCCGAGGTCCGGCGGCTGCTCGAGCAGGCGCCACTCGACGACGCCGTCCGGGAGCGGGCGCTCGACACGTTCGCGCGGCTGGCGCGGGCCGAGGCGTCGGCGCACGGCGTCGAGCCGGACACCGTGCACTTCCACGAGGTCGGTGCGCTGGACGCGATCGCGGACATCGTCGGGGTGGCGGCGGCTTCGGTCTCGCTCGACCTCGACAAGATCGTGGTCTCGACGATCACGCTGGGCGGCGGCGGTCAGGTTCGCGGTCAGCACGGCGGCATCCCGATTCCCGGGCCGGCGGTGCTGCACCTGGTGACCGAGGCCGAGGCGCCGGTCACCGGCGGCGTGGCGCCGTACGAGATGACGACCCCGACCGGGGCGGCGCTGCTGGCGACGCTGGCGGACGAGTTCGGCCCGCTGCCGCCGATGCGGATCGAGCAGACCGGCGTCGGCGCCGGCGGCCGTGACCCGGTCGAGGTGCCGAACATCGTCCGGCTCGTGATCGGCGAGTCGACCGACGGTTCGGCCACCGAGCTCGTCTACGAGACCAACGTCGACGACCTCGACCCGCGGATCTGGCCGCAGGTGCTGGCGCGGCTGATGGAGGCCGGCGCCGCGGACGCCTGGCTGACCCCGATCCTGATGAAGAAGGGCCGGCCCGCCCACACCCTGTCGGTCCTGGTCGGCAGCGCGAACGCGGAGATGGTCCGGGCGGTGATCCTGGCCGAGACCTCGGCGATCGGGTTGCGCGAGTTCGGGAT includes:
- a CDS encoding helix-turn-helix domain-containing protein — its product is MGRDVRELRSAWTRYQRHAFHDPSPVLAPWVERYWETRWDYAEPYRQKIVPYPNVHLSFRGGRADVNGVCSGYQFKVLKGRDHVFGVAFRPGCFRPFLGASVSTITDCVVPAAEVFGPDLPTTLDVPTVDAFLLKHLPDDDPGVRQAAAAVELIATDKAVTRVERLAGELGLSMRGLQRLFAEYVGIGPKWVIRRYRLHEVTARMAAGGAIDWAALAADLGYADQGHFIRDFKSMFGEPPTWYAQRY
- a CDS encoding TIGR03086 family metal-binding protein, giving the protein MSHISSAAEAMAAVARTITDDQLANKTPCTEYDVRALVNHLLFWGPSLAGAGRKESVPQPAAAESDVDLAAGDWRGHLLALLDDMSSSWAPPSAWDGETSMGTPQPLPAPVMGNMIVGELAVHSWDLAVATGQRLELPADLLAHLDDTVFAGVEQGREMGMYGPEVAVPADAPSLDRILGLTGRDPAWT
- a CDS encoding DUF4446 family protein, whose product is MSSTLAGAFGVTALFVAVLALVFAIQALRARTVSSDHTTPSTVPEPEPPTQPEARPGTVKSELRRLGKELDVTRGELKETLQHLAVVRYDAFGETGGKLSWSMAILDNNGDGVVLTSINSRADARTYAKEIKSFTSESKLSPEEEEALDTVRKEAGPTVD
- the larB gene encoding nickel pincer cofactor biosynthesis protein LarB, translating into MRHLPDQGPQPGVHDLGYARLDTDRLERTGDAEVVYGAGKTPSQVVELLRTLHATHPGHAVLATRLTDEAQEAVTAALPEAVVDPVGRTAVLGEPPAPRGTVAVVAAGTSDAPVAAEAATTARVFGAGVDVITDVGVAGLHRILGVRERLTHADCLIVVAGMEGALPSVVGGLVGVPLVAVPTSVGYGASFGGLAALLGMLNSCAPGVTVVNIDNGFGAGVFAARVARQSAPRETKDA
- the larC gene encoding nickel pincer cofactor biosynthesis protein LarC — encoded protein: MRIAWIDCSAGASGDMLLGAFLSAGADLSYVNAAVAAVDPSLSVTVAQTARHQIAATKATVKVDGTPHPENVPDAALDHPEAAGHGHGHGHDDAAGHGHGHSAPTRAWAEVRRLLEQAPLDDAVRERALDTFARLARAEASAHGVEPDTVHFHEVGALDAIADIVGVAAASVSLDLDKIVVSTITLGGGGQVRGQHGGIPIPGPAVLHLVTEAEAPVTGGVAPYEMTTPTGAALLATLADEFGPLPPMRIEQTGVGAGGRDPVEVPNIVRLVIGESTDGSATELVYETNVDDLDPRIWPQVLARLMEAGAADAWLTPILMKKGRPAHTLSVLVGSANAEMVRAVILAETSAIGLREFGIRKHAADREFTTVEVDGQLIHVKIARYGGQVVNVQPEYDDVAAAANVLKKPVKTVLAKAVAAGHDLWT